Part of the Companilactobacillus zhachilii genome is shown below.
TGCCACCTCCAAGAGCAAGAAATTTAGGTCACTATGGGGACCGACAAAAGCCAAGGTCTTTTGTCTCGCTTTTGAACCTCGCAAGGTACGCGAGTTTCAAAAGTCGTCCCGTGGTGTAAGCACTAAAGTGCTAACGCCACCTGCACAGCGACCTAATTTCTTGCTCTTTCCGGCTAGTTCATTGTTTGTTTTTGAATCAATATTAAATAACTTTAAGTATTATTTTGGCATCAATGACTAGCACTACGAGTAGATACTATTCTTAACTATTAAGTAACAAAAAAAACAGTAACCCTGTCTGGGATTACTGTTTTTTGTTTTTCCGTGCGTTCATATTAAAGTTCGGTTGTTTCTTGATGATCTTTAGTTAAAATTTCAATACGTCCATCAACCTTAAAGTATTTTTCAATTAAATCCTTCAATTCGACAATAGCTTCGTTAGCACGTTTAGCTTGGTTTTCATTAATTGCTTCAATAACCAAGACAGAATCAGTTGTATCTTCTGTTAACATGGTTCTCTGAGCTTCCCGCCAGTTAAAGCAACGACAAATGGCACCCGCGTTGTCATAATAAATAATTTCTCCCGGAAGAGCGGGTGAATCTTCTGTCGCACCTAGTGGTTTGAATTCCTCTCCACCTTTTGCTTCACCTAAATGCATATCACCGTCAAAGGCATTGATATTTTCGCCACCACAAGGCACACCGTACTTCAAAGAAATACTATTATAAATATCAACTAACGGATTGATTGGTGAAAATTCACGACCTTGGCTAACCCGTTTTAATAAAGCTTCAATCGATCCACGAGCACCCTTTTTAGTCTTAAACTTACGAAAAGCTTGACGCCATTCATCAACAACTTCATTGTCCTTAAATGATTCATTAGTAATGAACTTCTCTGATTCTTTAGCTGCATCACTCAATAATTTAGCAAAGTAAGAATCATCCTTTTCATCAACGTGATTATCAATGCCATGAATTACTAATGTGCTAATTTGTGCATCGGGGAATAACTCCCAAAGTTTTTCATCTACTACTACTTTTGTCATATTATTTTTCCAATTCCTTTTTTAAAATATAGTCTGTTTGTGTTGAAGTACCCATAACGAATTTATGTGAACTATAACGCTCAAAACCCATTGATTTATAAAACTTTAGTGCTGGATAGTTCTTTTCCCAAACACCCAACCAAATATGTGGTTTTTTAAAAGCTTTGGCACGCTCAATTGCAAAGTCCATAAGAACCTTTCCTAAACCTAGACGCTTAAATGGTACTCGAATATAAATCCGTTGCACTTCCATGAAGCTGTCATCAAGCGGTTCACTCTGGGCATCTAAAATGTTGACTTTTAAATATCCCGATAATTTTTGATCAACAAATAAGAAGTAAAACTCAGAATTTTTATTCGTCATCTCTCGTTTTAAAATATCCAGATTATAGGCATCATGAACATAAGCTTGTGAATTCTCCGCCGTATTATACTGACCAAATGTGTCTAGATATGTTTCAGTACTTAGTTTTTGCAGTGTTTCCAAATCATTTACGGTACATTTCTTTATTATTGTTTTCATTAATATATCCGCTTATTACCCTTCTTAACATATTCCCAATTTTCCGAAATATTACTTTCGACCACTTCCAACAGTTCAAAGATCTGTTTTCGTTCTGCTGGTGACAGTCCTTTCAAGGCAACATCGTTAGAATAATGTTCCTCACGGTAAAGGATTGGATATGTATCTTTACCCTTTTGAGTTACGTAAAGTTTCTTTTCTTTCTTATTATCGTCAGATTGCTTCCTGACAATAAAATCGTTGGTTTCTAACTTTTTTATTGCCCGAGCGGCCGTTGTTCGGTCAACTTTAATCATTTCGGCTAATTTTTCCTGAATAATTCCGGGATGCTCGTAAATTCTTGCTAAGTAGATATATTGTCCCTTAGTTAAATCGTATTGTTTAAATTCAATATTACTGATGGAATCAAGGGATCGTGCAATTACACCAATTGATCTCAAAATGTCTACCATAACTGTGCCTCTCTTTCGAACAAAAGTTATTGTATAATTATTTTGTTGTATTTGCAACAAAATAATTAGATAAAAAAAGTAGCAACTTTTTATGAATTGCTACTTTTTTTATTTTATATTCAACTGTTAATTGATGGCATAACCAACATTATGTGCAAATTGGTCAATCTGTTCCAAATATTTGTCACCATTATCAAGATTATCCAAAGTCTTTTTAACTTTACGGTCATCCCGCAACCTGCCAAATAAGTATTGGAATGAATAATTCTT
Proteins encoded:
- a CDS encoding B3/4 domain-containing protein encodes the protein MTKVVVDEKLWELFPDAQISTLVIHGIDNHVDEKDDSYFAKLLSDAAKESEKFITNESFKDNEVVDEWRQAFRKFKTKKGARGSIEALLKRVSQGREFSPINPLVDIYNSISLKYGVPCGGENINAFDGDMHLGEAKGGEEFKPLGATEDSPALPGEIIYYDNAGAICRCFNWREAQRTMLTEDTTDSVLVIEAINENQAKRANEAIVELKDLIEKYFKVDGRIEILTKDHQETTEL
- a CDS encoding GNAT family N-acetyltransferase; the encoded protein is MKTIIKKCTVNDLETLQKLSTETYLDTFGQYNTAENSQAYVHDAYNLDILKREMTNKNSEFYFLFVDQKLSGYLKVNILDAQSEPLDDSFMEVQRIYIRVPFKRLGLGKVLMDFAIERAKAFKKPHIWLGVWEKNYPALKFYKSMGFERYSSHKFVMGTSTQTDYILKKELEK
- a CDS encoding MarR family winged helix-turn-helix transcriptional regulator, whose protein sequence is MVDILRSIGVIARSLDSISNIEFKQYDLTKGQYIYLARIYEHPGIIQEKLAEMIKVDRTTAARAIKKLETNDFIVRKQSDDNKKEKKLYVTQKGKDTYPILYREEHYSNDVALKGLSPAERKQIFELLEVVESNISENWEYVKKGNKRIY